The following proteins are encoded in a genomic region of Triticum dicoccoides isolate Atlit2015 ecotype Zavitan chromosome 1B, WEW_v2.0, whole genome shotgun sequence:
- the LOC119309109 gene encoding transcription initiation factor IIB-like, translated as MYTSTCSAADERIYCPERHRATEVVLDHATGDTICTECALVLDAHYIDEGSEWRNFADDGGGEDRDPSRVGTSGDPFLAAKLSTVIDSYNKPKKSSATGVAANAPPRMSVPDAEAASDKTLVDGFRGIADMADRLGLVATIRDLAKETFKKLDEAKGCPRGRKRDSVYAACRNLGMPRTYKQLASVTAGGVAAKKDVGKMATHIKKLLGEEDGQVMDIGVVSASDYLRRFCSRLGLGNQEVRNAQDAVRRVEEGLDVRRNPDSVAAAIIYMVVQRAGAGRSAKDVSVATGVAEGTIKEVHKDLTPHAQMLFG; from the coding sequence atGTACACCAGCACCTGCTCTGCGGCGGACGAGCGCATCTACTGCCCGGAGCGCCACCGCGCGACGGAGGTTGTCCTCGACCACGCCACCGGCGACACCATCTGCACCGAGTGCGCGCTCGTCCTCGACGCGCACTACATCGACGAGGGTTCAGAGTGGCGCAACTTcgccgacgacggcggcggcgaggaccgCGACCCCAGCCGCGTCGGCACCTCCGGCGACCCCTTCCTCGCCGCCAAGCTCTCCACCGTCATCGACTCCTACAACAAGCCCAAGAAGTCCTCCGCCACCGGCGTGGCGGCCAACGCCCCTCCAAGGATGTCGGTGCCGGACGCGGAGGCGGCCTCAGACAAGACCCTCGTCGACGGCTTCCGCGGCATCGCCGACATGGCCGACCGGCTCGGCCTCGTGGCCACCATCCGCGACCTGGCCAAGGAGACGTTCAAGAAGCTGGACGAGGCCAAGGGCTGCCCGCGCGGCCGGAAGCGGGACTCCGTCTACGCCGCCTGCCGCAACCTCGGCATGCCGCGCACGTACAAGCAGCTCGCCTCCGTCACCGCCGGGGGCGTGGCTGCCAAGAAGGACGTCGGCAAGATGGCGACGCACATCAAGAAGCTCCTCGGGGAGGAAGACGGCCAGGTGATGGACATCGGCGTCGTCAGCGCCTCCGACTACCTGCGCCGCTTCTGCTCCCGGCTCGGCCTGGGCAACCAGGAGGTGCGTAACGCGCAGGACGCCGTGCGGAGGGTCGAGGAAGGCCTCGACGTGCGCCGCAACCCGGACTCTGTCGCCGCCGCCATCATCTACATGGTCGTGCAGCGTGCCGGCGCAGGCAGGTCCGCCAAGGACGTGTCTGTCGCCACCGGCGTCGCCGAGGGCACCATCAAGGAGGTGCACAAGGACCTCACCCCGCACGCCCAGATGCTCTTCGGCTGA